CCATAGCTGTCCGGGTACTGCTGCTGGCGCATCATGGGCAGCAGGATGGTGGCCAGCGCCGCGGTGTCCGCGATGGCCGAGCCGCTCATCGACGCCAGCAGGATGGCCGCACCGATCGCCACGAAGCCCAGCCCGCCGCGGATATGGCCGACGAAGGTGCGCGCCAGCTCGATGATGCGGCGGCTCAGCCCGCCGGCATTCATCAGCTCGCCGGCAAGGATGAAGAAGGGCACTGCCAGCAAGGGGAAGCTGTCGAAGCCGGCCTGCAGGTTCTGCGCCAGCAGTTGGGCATCGAAGAAATCGAGGTGGTACATCAGCACCACGCCGGTCAGCACCAGGGCGTGGGCGATGGGCATGCCGATCAGCATCGAGGCAATCAGCACGACCAGGAAGATGACGGTCACGAGCATGGTCGGCTCACTCCACGGCGGTGTCGTTGTGCGGGGGCTCGTCGTCCTGCCCGCCGGGCAGCGACTGCACCAGCAGCACGGCCAGCATGCCGACGGCCATCACCAGGGTGGCAGCCGCGGCCAGGGCCAGCGGATAGCCGATGACGGTGCTGAAGCTGTTCATGCCGGCCTGTACCTGCTGCCAAGATCCCTGCGCCACCAGCACCAGGATGTAGGCAATGCCGAGCCGGCTGATCCACAGGCACACGCGAGCCGGCAGCCCGCGCAGGCGGGTGGTCAGCATCTCGAAGCCGAGGTGCTTGCGCTCGCCGGAGGCCAGCACCGCGCCGATGCAGACCAGCCAGACGAACAAGAGCCGCGACAGCTCCTCATAGAACACGATGCCGGTGTCGAACCCGTAGCGCAGCACCACGTTGACGAAGACCGCCAGCACCATGCCGGCCAGGCCCAGCGCCATGGCGCCCTCCGCGAGTCGCCGCAGTGGCGCCGTGGCTGCCGCGATGAAGCGGCGGATTGCAGCAAGTCTCATGTGCTTGTCTTTCCAGCAGGAACTCAGCGTGCGGTGGCAGCGCCCCGATGGCCGGGCCGCAACCAGACGACCACCTGGTCGGCCAGCTTGTCGATGGCCGCGGTGGCATCGAGCCGCAGCACCCCGGGCTCGCCCACCGGCGATTCGAGCGTGGCGAACTGGCTCGCCACCAGGCTGGGCGGGAAGAGATGATCGGGACGGGCCGCAACGCGGCGATATGCGGTGGCCTCGTCCAGATCGAGGAAGGCGAAGCAGAGGCCGGGGGCGGCTGCGCGAAGCAGGTCGCGGTAGCGCTGTCTGAGTGCCGAACACGTCAGCACCGCGCCTGCCGGGTGGGCCGCCAGCTGGGCGCCAAGGCGCGCCAGCCAGCCTTCGCGGTCGGCATCCGCGAGCGGAATGCCGGCGCGCATCTTGGCAACGCTCTCCGGGGAATGGAAGTCATCGCCTTCCAGCAGCGGCCAGCCAAGCCGGCGGGCCACCGCCTCGCCCACGCTGGACTTGCCGCAACCGGCCACCCCCATCACGACCAGCGCGCGGGCAGGGAAAGCAGATTGGGTAGCGCTATCCATCATCGTCCTAAAAAACCGCCTGAACAGGCGGGCAAAAATAAAGCCCGTCGCACCGGACGAGGTAGGCCACCGTCAGTCCGCTGCGCGATGCAGGCCGTTGCCTGGGTCAATGGGTAGCGCTATCCTAAGCCGCATTGTCGAAAAACGAATAGGGATAACCCGAGGATGAACGAACCGACGCGCCGCCGCCGCTCCAGCGGCCGGGTCACTTTGCAGGACGTGGCTCGCGAGGCGGGGGTGAGCCCCATTACCGCCTCACGGGCCCTGCGCAAGGAACGAGGGGTGGGCGCCGAGCTGACGGCCCGGGTCGAGGCGGCCGTGCAGCGGCTCGGGTATGTGCCCGACCCGGCGGCCCGGGCGCTCGCCTCGTCCCGCAGCACCCAGGTGGCGGTGCTGGTTCCGCTGCTGTCCAACGCCTTGTTCGTGGACCTGCTGGAGGCGGTGCATCGCACGCTCTTTCCGGCTGGCTATCAGGCCCTGATCGGTGTCACCCACTACGACCCGCAGGAAGAGGAGCAGTTGCTGCGCAGCTACCTGGCGCATCGGCCGGCCGGACTGCTGGTCACCGGGTTCGACCGCACCGAGGGCGCCCGCCAGCTGATCCATGCGAGCGGCCTGCCATGCGTGCACCTGATGGAGGCCACCGACGCGCCAGGGGTCTATTGCGCCGGCTTCTCCCAGCTGGAAGCCGGCATGGCGATCACCGAGCACCTGCTGGCGCGGGGCCACCGGCGCATCGCCTTCGTCGCCGCCCAGCTGGATCCGCGTACGCTGCAGCGGGCCGAGGGCTACCGCCGCGCAATGCGCCGCGCCGGCCTGTACGACGCGCGGCTGGAGTTGCTGTGCCCCGAGCATTCGTCGATCGCGCTCGGTGCTCGCCTGTTCGAGGAGCTGGTGCAGACACGCAGCGACGTGGGCGCCGTCTTCTTCTGCAATGACGACCTTGCGCAGGGGGGCCTGCTGGCGGCCCACCGCCTCGGTGTGGCAGTGCCGGGGCAGCTGGCAGTGGCGGGGTTCAACGACCTGGCCGGCAGCGACCAGATGATTCCGCCGTTGACGACCGTGCGCACGCCTCGCTACGAGGTGGGCGAGGCAGGGGCCCGCATGCTCTTGCAACTGATGCGCGGCGAGTCGCCCGCCGCCAGCTGCGTGCGGCTGGGCTACCAGGTGGTGGTGCGCGAGAGCGCCTGAGTCGCCGGGAAGTGCCTGCACGACGGCGTCAGGAATTGCCGCCGCGCTTGCATGCAGTGGGAGCCGCCGCGTATGTTGGACGGTCCGACCGCCGAGGTGGCCTCTTCCCCTTTTCAGGAGCGACGCATGAGCACCAAGTCCCACATCCAGGCGCAGCAGACGGCGACCGACGTGATTCCCCGCATGCTGCATTCCGCCGGCGAGCCGGGTCCGGTGGCGGACTGGATGCAGCTCTTCGACGCCTGCAGCCGCTCGGCGGTGGACGCTGCCGAGCGCACCAGCGCAGCCTGGGTCGAGGCCCAGGCGATGATCTGGCTGACACCCTTGCAATGGTGGTATCCCAATGCCCCCCTGGCGCCGCGCCCCGACGACTCTGTCGATGAAGACTCGAACAAGTTGATGGCCGGCACCGTGCCGCCCCAGCCCTTCCAGGAAGCTGCGCGTGAACTGTGGACCCTGGGATGGCGAGGCATGGGGGACTGGCAGCAATGGTGGGCTCCCTGGTACGCCTGGGCCGGCCAGGGCGGCGAGCAGCGCCTGCACTGAAACCCCCGTCGTTCGAGCGGGGTGGCCGGGCCTGCCAATCACTGGTCAGTGGCCGAGGCGGCATCGGCTTGTCACATTTCGGGAGGAGCATGCCCACGACGTGCCCGGGCTTTTCGTTGACTCACGCCGCTACACCTCGCCCAATCCCCCTTCCTCTGCCGGGGGCGGTGGCCGCCGCCCCGGGTGCTTGTCTTGCTCCCACTCTTCTCACTTCCTCTCTCGACTCAGGAGAATCAAGATGAAAACTCCCGCTACCTCCGATATCGCCGCAGCGGCCGCGCAAACCGCGCAGGCAGCCAGCGCTGCCACCAGCCAGGCCGCGGAACAGGCGGCCGGCCAGGCCTCGAAGGTCGAGCAGCGGCTGAGCGCTGGCACCAGCGCCGCGCTGGACCAATGGGCCGAGCTTGGCAAGGCGCAACTGGGCGCTGGCCTGGCGCTGGCGCAGTCCTTGGTGAAGGGCGCGCAGGCGCTGCGCCAGGTGCAACTGGAGGCGGGCCAGCAGGCCGAGCAGCGCTACCAGGAGGCGCAGACCCGGCTCAGCCAGGCGCGTGACGTCGGCGACCTGTTTGGGCTGCAGGCGCAGTTGCTGCGCTCCCACGCCGAAAGCGCGCTGCAGTACTGGACCAGCTGCTTCGACGCCGCCCACCGCACCCGTGCGGAGGCGGCCAGCACGGCGGCCGCGGCGCTGGGCGACCTGCAGAAGGCCGCCCTCAGCTCGGCACAACAGTGGGCCGGCCGGGGTGCCTCTGCGGCGCAGGGCGCGGTGGGCGAATCCACCCGTGCCTGGGGCGGCAACGGCGTGGCCTGGCCGGCGCCGGACGCCGCGCGCAGCGCCCTCAGCTGGGCCACGTCGGCCTGGGACCAATGGTTGTCGCAGGCCAACCAGTGGCAACGCGCCGCTGGCCAGGCAGGCGCCGAGCAGCGCTCGGTGCATTGAAGCAACGCCGGCCGATCGTGGCCGGCGTTGCCGTCTCGAAGCGGCCGGCACCGCAGCGCCCGGCGCATGCCGGTCGGGGCGGGCAACGTCACGAAGCGGAACGGCGGTGTGTGCCGCCGCCGTCTGCCGCGACCTGCCTTCCTGCAATCGGCCGGCGGGACGACTTCAGCGTTCCTGCGTGCTCGCGTTCGAGTCGCTGTCCTTGCCGGGCCACCATTGAGTGGCCTCGCCTTCGCCGACCGGGCCCTGCAGGTTCGAGGACGGGCTGATGTTGAAGTCCCCGGTGCGGCCGTCGGGTGACGTGTCGCCTGCCGGGTGCGAATGGCGGGACCGGCTCCCGCCGGCATCTTCGGTGGCTTGCGCGCCGGTCTGGGATGCGTTGCCCTGCGAGTTGCCGATGTTCTGTTGGGTTCCGCTGAGTGGCGGGCTGGCGGGGTCGGCTGGACTGCTTTGCGCGAGGGCGGCCCCGGTCGTGAGGCAGGCGAGGACGGCGGTGGCAAGCAAGGTCTTCCTGGTGTCCATGTCGGCATTCCTTTCAATTCAATGGAGGAGGAGCCCGGCGCCTTCGGCGGTGGCCGAAGGAGGCGCTACTTGCAACACCGTGTAGCGCGAGGGCGGGCAGTGGCCTTGGGCTTCCGAGGACCGGCGAGGCGCCGGCGGGATGCCCATGACACGCATCGAGCACCAGGCGTGCCCACACAGGGCGACCGTGGCCGCCCCGGCGGGCTGGCTTCAGTGGTCGGCCTGGAGATAGGCCAGGGCGGTCCGTTGTGCCACCCAGTCAGCGAAGTCGCGGGCCATTTGGGCCGAAATTTCATGCCCGCCGGGGTAGTCCCGGTACAGCAGCCTGACGCGATGTTCTGCCAGCGTGTGCATGGCATCGACCGCGAACTGGGACGGGATCACCTCGTCCGCCCCTCCATGTGCAAGGAAGGCATGCAGGCGCGACAACTGCGAGTCGGGTGCGAGCTGCCACTTCACCTGGGAGAGGATGCGCCCACAGAGGATGGCAATGCCGGCCACCTTGTCCGGGCGGGTCAGACCCAGGCTGGCGGCCAGCACCGCGCCCTGGCTGAAGCCCGCGGCATAGACCTGGCGGGCGTCGAAGGGATGGGCCAGGCGCAGCTGGCCGATGAACTGGAGCAACTGCACACGGGCGGCTTCCGCCTGGTCCGCGTCGGGCCGCAGGCCGTGCGGTGTCTCTGCCAGCATGTACCAGGCAAAGCCGCCCTGCGGCGCGATCACGGGCGCCCGGGGCAGGGCCACATGGATGTCGCGGGGCAGCACCTCCAGCAGCGGGGCCAGGCTCATCTCGTCGCCGCCGGCGCCGTGCAGCAGGATCACCAGCGGACGCCGGGTGGAGGCCGGCAGGGCCGGGCGCCAGCGATACAGCAGCGGCAGCTGCTCCGATTGCAGCGGACTGCTGATGCCCGGGCGGGCGTCGGGCGGAACGGGCAGGTGGTTCTCCATTGCCATGGCGTGGCAGCCGGCGTTCCCGGCCTCTCCGGCCGGCTTCGGCCATGCCCCGTGATCGGGTGGCGGCTCAGCGCGCCGGCAGCGGCACCCAGTGGTTGTCCAGGCGCAGCGCTTCGCCCAGTGGCCGCGCGCTGGGTTGCCCGAGCTGGGCGGTGTGCAGGTCGAGCACCGCCTCGCGTCCGCCGGTCCAGAGCCGGCCGCGGCGGCTGGCCAGCGCACAGGCCTCGTCCAGCGCGAGCCGCCCGGCGAAGCGGCCGTCATGTCGCCACAGCGCCACGCAGGCGGCACGAGGACAGCTGACGGCAAAGCCGTCGTCCCAGGCGGCGATGTCACCGCCATAGCCCTGCAGCGGGCTGCCGTCGGGCACGTCGGCCGTGCGCAGGCTGCGCCCGTCGAACAGGGCGAGCACGGGCGCCGCCTGCTTGCGTCCGGCTTCGTCGTGCTCCGCCTGCAGCGCAATGCCGAAGCGGCCGTCGTCGAGGCGGGCCAGATGGCGCAGGCTGAGGCGCTGGTCGTCCAGCCGCCATTGCGAGAGCAACTCGCCGCGCGCCGGCTCCAGACGCACCAGCGAGGAGTCCATGTGCGCCAGATCGAGCTTCTGCCGCCCGGTCTCCGGGCGGGTGGCGATGCCGCCGTTGGCCACGACCAGGCGGCCGTCACGGTCCCACAGCAGCTCATGCGGGTCGCAGCCATGGGTGGGCCACTCGGCGCGCTTTTGCAGGCTGGCGGCGTCGCGCACGCCGATCAGCCCTTGGCCACTCTGCAAGTCGCTTTCCGTCGTGTACAGGGTGCGGCCGTCAGGGCTGGCCAGCACATGGCCGTTGAAGGCGCGGTCCGGCTCGATCCAGGCCCAGGCCAGCGCACGTCCGTCGCGCCGCCAGCGCAGCAGCCAGTCGCCGGGGCGCCTGGCCACCGTCAGCAGCGTGCCGCCGGCTTCGGCCCACAGCCCATGGGCCCGGGTCGGCACATCGAGCCGCGCTTCGATCACCGCGGTGCTGCCGGCCAGCCCGACGATGCCGACCTGGTGGCCGTCGTCGGTGGCCCAGGTGGCGGCGAGCCGCGGTGCGGGCTCGGTAAGGCGGCGGGCTTCCACGCTACCGGCCGCCAGGGCGAGGGCGGCGACCATCCAGTCGCGTCGCTTCCACATCGCCTCAGTCTCCGTCGGCGTCCGAGAAGCCGATGCTCACTTCGAGCGCCGGCGCTGCGCTGCCTTCCGCCAGCCGCTTGAGCGCGCCCAGCGTCCTGGCCGCGGCCAGCACACCAGCCGGCGCCTGGGGGCCGGCCTGGCGCAGGGCCTGATCGGCCTGCCCCACGCCAGCCGCGAGGCGGTCGGCCACGTCGTTCAAGCCGCGCCCGCGCAGGTAGGTTTCGATCGGCACCAGGCCCTTGCCTGGCTGCGGCGCCGTGCTGCCAGACGGCGCGGCCGACAGCGTGGCCACGGCCTCCCAGCGGGCCTGCCAGCTCTGGCGAGTGGCACCGCTCAATGCACGCGGGAACTGCGCGGCCTGCCGGCCGCCCTGGCCGGCGCTGCGCACCGGACGCTCCAGGTCTTGCCAGCGCAGGCGCTCGATGCCGCCCACCCACTGATTGACGACTTCCGCCATCGCGGCGGACGCCTGCTCCGCTTCGTCCGGCGTGGCGACCGCCTCGCGGTAGGCGCGCGCCAGGGCGTCCGCCTCGCGCGCAATATCGGCAGCCACCTCCTCGGCATAGCGGCAAGCCGGCGTGGCGGGTGCCAGCCGCGACTGCCACAGCAGCCATTCGAGCGCCGGCAATCCCTTGGCTGGCGTGCCGATGCGCTCCATGCCAGCGGCACCTTCCGGTGCCCGCGCGATGGCCTTCTCGATCAGCTCGGGCCGCGTGGGCGTGAAGTCAATCTGGCGCGCCGAGCGGCGGGCCAGCAGGGCACCTGCCGCGACGCCCGAGAGCCGGTCCCAGGCCAGGGCACTGTCGCGCCACCGCGCTCGCGCCGTCTGCAAGGCAGCTGGGGCGGCGTTCGGTGCGGCCTCGCACAGGGCATGGACGGCAGGCTGCAGCTGCGCGCTCTGGCGGGCGAATTCCTCCGAGCGCGGCGCATACCAATGCTCGTTCAACCCCTGCATGAAGGACACCGCGGTGTAGTAGGGCACCGCAACGATGGGGCGCGCCGCCTGGGCGAGCGCAGCATTCGGCAGGGTGGTGCCAAGCACGGCCAGGGCGGCCGCCGTCAGCAGGGCTCTCATCACAGCGACTCCACGAAGTTGACCAGCGCCGCGCGGTCCTCGCGGCTGAGCTTCAGGACCCGGTCGCGGCTTGCCTGTGCTTCACCGCCGTGCCAGAGGATGGCCTCCAGCACCCCACGCGCCCGGCCGTCGTGCAGCAGGCGCTGGTGCCCGTTGACGTCCCGGATCAGTCCGATGCCCCACAGCGGCGGCGTTTTCCACTGCCGGCCGCCGGCCTCGAAGTCGGGCCGGCCGTCTGCCAGGCCGGGGCCCATGTCGTGCAGCAGCAGGTCGGTGTAGGGCCAGATCCTCTGGCCTTGCAGCGCCGTGCTGCCGAGCGACGGGAACGGGCTGCTGCCCGTCACATAGCTGGGCCGGTGGCAGCTTGCGCACTGGGCCTCATGGAACAGCTTCTGGCCACGCACCACTTGCCGGTCATCCGCCTTGCGTCGCGCGGGCGGTGCCAGCGTGGCCTGGTAGAAGACGACGTCGTGCAGCGTCTTGTCGTCGATCTCCGGGCCCTCGCCCTTGGCGCCGCGGGGGGCGTGGCGGCAGTCGGTCTGGGTTTGCGAACAGGCCTCGTCGGGGAAAAGGGACGAGGTGATGCCCATGTCGCCCAGGAAGGCCGCAGCCGTCTGGTGGGCAATGGTGGCGACATTGGCCTTCCAGCCGAAGCGGCCGATGCGCAGCTGCTGCGACGGCGCGTCCCAGACCCGGTTCGGCTGGCCCTTGATCGGGCCGCCGGCCGCCGCCTGCTCGCGGGCATTGGCGAGGATGTCCGCCTCGTCGATCGCCTCGATGAGGCCCACGCCGATGACCTGGGGCGCAATGCGCGGGCTCAACATCAGGCCCTCGGCAGTCGGGCCGTAGGCCAGGTCCCGCAGCCGGTAGTGAGGCTGCTGCAGCGTGTAGCGGGTGCCGTCGGCGAAGCGGCCCTGCACCGGCGTGTAGCGGATCGCCACCTGCGCCTCGGGCTGGACGCCCTGCACGGCGGCATTGTTCAGTTGATCGCCATAGACCGGGTCCGGCTGCGGGCCGCCATGCTCGTTGCGGCCGGGTACCGACAGCCGCATCAGCAAGGCCACCGGCTGCTCGCCCAGGCCGCGCCGCAGGTCAGGCGGCGCACCGCGTCCGTCCTGCACATGGCAGCCGCCGCAGGAGCGCGCGATGAAGTGCGGCCCCAGCCCGTCGCGAGCGGTGGTGGAGGCCGGCGCCTCGACCCAGTTGCGGCGGAAGAAGGAATTGCCGATGGCGAAGCGAGTGCGCTCTTCATCGGCCAGGTTGGCAGCGGGGAAGGAGAAGGCGTTGCGCCCGTCGGCGAACACGGTGGTGGCGCCGCCGGTGCGCTCGCCGCGAGGATCGTCGTCGCTGCCCTGCGCCTGCAGCGCCAGGGTGGCGCCGCCCAGCACCAGCAGGGCGGCAGCGGCCGCGGCGCGTCGCCGCCAGGCCGGGGGGATTCGAGGCATGTTCACTAGGGCTGGGTCAGGGTGAGGCGGGTGATGCCAACGCTGTTGGCCGCGTCGACCAGGTCCTTGCTCTGCTGCACGAGGCTGGCAATGGTCTTCTGTACGCGTTGGCGGCCGGGAGCGTCCTTGCCACCGGTGATCTCGCGGTCGAAGGGCGCCTGGATCGCCTCCGCGGCTGCCACCGAGCTGGCAATCTGCTGGGTGGTGCGCTCGGCGAGGGCCGCATCGCGGGCGGCCACCAGGTCGCGCAGCGAGGGGCCCGACAGCGTGCGGCCGTCGCTGCGCCGGTACTGGCCGAGCCAGACGTTCTGAATGCCGAGCGCATTGGCCACCACGTCGCGGTGGGTGTTGTCCGAGAAGCAGGAATGCTCGTCCTCCTGGTCCTGGCTGGCCAGGGCGACTTCGAGGCGTTCGCCGGCCAGTTCGCCGCGCGACAACGACCCCAGGCCGACGAAGATCTTGCGCAGCGATTCGTTGCCGCCTTTCTCGAAGCGGGCGCGGTAGTTCCTGGCGTCCGGCGCCCAGGCCTTGACCAGCGAGCGCAGGTCGTCCACGAGCAACTCGGTGACCACGTTCAGGTACTGGCGGCGGCGGTCGGCATTCGGCGCCTTGCCGTCCACGAAGTCCTCGAAGGAGCGAGCACCCGGGCCGGCCTCGTCCACATCCTGGCCCCACAGCAGGAACTCAATGGCATGCCAGCCGGTGGAAATGTTCTCTTCACCGCCGCGCTCGTTGTAGCCCGCCAGCGTCTTTTTCGTGAGGGCCA
This genomic stretch from Eleftheria terrae harbors:
- a CDS encoding LacI family DNA-binding transcriptional regulator, coding for MNEPTRRRRSSGRVTLQDVAREAGVSPITASRALRKERGVGAELTARVEAAVQRLGYVPDPAARALASSRSTQVAVLVPLLSNALFVDLLEAVHRTLFPAGYQALIGVTHYDPQEEEQLLRSYLAHRPAGLLVTGFDRTEGARQLIHASGLPCVHLMEATDAPGVYCAGFSQLEAGMAITEHLLARGHRRIAFVAAQLDPRTLQRAEGYRRAMRRAGLYDARLELLCPEHSSIALGARLFEELVQTRSDVGAVFFCNDDLAQGGLLAAHRLGVAVPGQLAVAGFNDLAGSDQMIPPLTTVRTPRYEVGEAGARMLLQLMRGESPAASCVRLGYQVVVRESA
- a CDS encoding alpha/beta hydrolase: MAMENHLPVPPDARPGISSPLQSEQLPLLYRWRPALPASTRRPLVILLHGAGGDEMSLAPLLEVLPRDIHVALPRAPVIAPQGGFAWYMLAETPHGLRPDADQAEAARVQLLQFIGQLRLAHPFDARQVYAAGFSQGAVLAASLGLTRPDKVAGIAILCGRILSQVKWQLAPDSQLSRLHAFLAHGGADEVIPSQFAVDAMHTLAEHRVRLLYRDYPGGHEISAQMARDFADWVAQRTALAYLQADH
- a CDS encoding DUF1513 domain-containing protein, whose protein sequence is MWKRRDWMVAALALAAGSVEARRLTEPAPRLAATWATDDGHQVGIVGLAGSTAVIEARLDVPTRAHGLWAEAGGTLLTVARRPGDWLLRWRRDGRALAWAWIEPDRAFNGHVLASPDGRTLYTTESDLQSGQGLIGVRDAASLQKRAEWPTHGCDPHELLWDRDGRLVVANGGIATRPETGRQKLDLAHMDSSLVRLEPARGELLSQWRLDDQRLSLRHLARLDDGRFGIALQAEHDEAGRKQAAPVLALFDGRSLRTADVPDGSPLQGYGGDIAAWDDGFAVSCPRAACVALWRHDGRFAGRLALDEACALASRRGRLWTGGREAVLDLHTAQLGQPSARPLGEALRLDNHWVPLPAR
- a CDS encoding imelysin family protein, which codes for MSIQRLLLAAALSAAALPASLPASAQGSAATSASAAVAPVAAPQVVAHYATLVHASYEDTLQGALALQQAVTAFTAQPSADTLAAARKAWLQARESYGQTEAFRFYGGPIDDEQGPEGRINAWPMDESFVDGTRDKARAGLVNNRKVALTKKTLAGYNERGGEENISTGWHAIEFLLWGQDVDEAGPGARSFEDFVDGKAPNADRRRQYLNVVTELLVDDLRSLVKAWAPDARNYRARFEKGGNESLRKIFVGLGSLSRGELAGERLEVALASQDQEDEHSCFSDNTHRDVVANALGIQNVWLGQYRRSDGRTLSGPSLRDLVAARDAALAERTTQQIASSVAAAEAIQAPFDREITGGKDAPGRQRVQKTIASLVQQSKDLVDAANSVGITRLTLTQP
- a CDS encoding gluconokinase; this translates as MMDSATQSAFPARALVVMGVAGCGKSSVGEAVARRLGWPLLEGDDFHSPESVAKMRAGIPLADADREGWLARLGAQLAAHPAGAVLTCSALRQRYRDLLRAAAPGLCFAFLDLDEATAYRRVAARPDHLFPPSLVASQFATLESPVGEPGVLRLDATAAIDKLADQVVVWLRPGHRGAATAR
- a CDS encoding imelysin family protein, producing MRALLTAAALAVLGTTLPNAALAQAARPIVAVPYYTAVSFMQGLNEHWYAPRSEEFARQSAQLQPAVHALCEAAPNAAPAALQTARARWRDSALAWDRLSGVAAGALLARRSARQIDFTPTRPELIEKAIARAPEGAAGMERIGTPAKGLPALEWLLWQSRLAPATPACRYAEEVAADIAREADALARAYREAVATPDEAEQASAAMAEVVNQWVGGIERLRWQDLERPVRSAGQGGRQAAQFPRALSGATRQSWQARWEAVATLSAAPSGSTAPQPGKGLVPIETYLRGRGLNDVADRLAAGVGQADQALRQAGPQAPAGVLAAARTLGALKRLAEGSAAPALEVSIGFSDADGD
- a CDS encoding TRAP transporter small permease — its product is MRLAAIRRFIAAATAPLRRLAEGAMALGLAGMVLAVFVNVVLRYGFDTGIVFYEELSRLLFVWLVCIGAVLASGERKHLGFEMLTTRLRGLPARVCLWISRLGIAYILVLVAQGSWQQVQAGMNSFSTVIGYPLALAAAATLVMAVGMLAVLLVQSLPGGQDDEPPHNDTAVE
- a CDS encoding phasin family protein, with amino-acid sequence MKTPATSDIAAAAAQTAQAASAATSQAAEQAAGQASKVEQRLSAGTSAALDQWAELGKAQLGAGLALAQSLVKGAQALRQVQLEAGQQAEQRYQEAQTRLSQARDVGDLFGLQAQLLRSHAESALQYWTSCFDAAHRTRAEAASTAAAALGDLQKAALSSAQQWAGRGASAAQGAVGESTRAWGGNGVAWPAPDAARSALSWATSAWDQWLSQANQWQRAAGQAGAEQRSVH
- a CDS encoding di-heme oxidoredictase family protein, translated to MPRIPPAWRRRAAAAAALLVLGGATLALQAQGSDDDPRGERTGGATTVFADGRNAFSFPAANLADEERTRFAIGNSFFRRNWVEAPASTTARDGLGPHFIARSCGGCHVQDGRGAPPDLRRGLGEQPVALLMRLSVPGRNEHGGPQPDPVYGDQLNNAAVQGVQPEAQVAIRYTPVQGRFADGTRYTLQQPHYRLRDLAYGPTAEGLMLSPRIAPQVIGVGLIEAIDEADILANAREQAAAGGPIKGQPNRVWDAPSQQLRIGRFGWKANVATIAHQTAAAFLGDMGITSSLFPDEACSQTQTDCRHAPRGAKGEGPEIDDKTLHDVVFYQATLAPPARRKADDRQVVRGQKLFHEAQCASCHRPSYVTGSSPFPSLGSTALQGQRIWPYTDLLLHDMGPGLADGRPDFEAGGRQWKTPPLWGIGLIRDVNGHQRLLHDGRARGVLEAILWHGGEAQASRDRVLKLSREDRAALVNFVESL